From the Fibrobacter sp. UWH6 genome, the window TCCTTGGCATCATTTGAACGATAACCAATCTGGTTGATGTAGGCATTGGCACCAAAAGCTGTAGAAGCCAGAGTCAATGCAGAAATGGCCAACGGCGCAAACTGTTTGAGACCGAATTTTGAAAACATACACATCTCCTTACACTTATTCAAAATCAATATAGGAGATTTTTTAGAACAAAGCTAAAAAAACATCATTAATTCTGTTTACAAGTGTAACAGCTGTTTCCAAAATGTGTTCCACATCAAAAAAGGGCCCGCAAAGCGAACCCTTTTTCAACAATCTGCCAGAATTTACTTAATCAAGTCAAGAGTCAGGCGGCGAGCTTCGGCGTCGGCTTCCAGAACCTGTTCCAGAGTCAGATGACCGGTAAGGTTGGGAGCGCCGTTGATGATAGTTTCCACATGACGGGGAATATCGGTGAACTTCAGCTTGCCATCCAGGAAGCGATCCACCAGAACTTCGTTGGCGGCATTCATCATGGCGGGAACTACACCGCCGCGGCGGCCAGCTTCAAATGCGAGGGCCAGGCAACGGAACTTGTTGAAGTCCGGTTCGAAGAAGGTGAGCTGACCCAAGGTCGGCAGGTCGAGGCGCTTGGTTTCAAGAGGCAGGCGTTCCGGCCAAGTGAGGGCCACCTGAATAGGAATGCGCATGTCGGGGGCGCCCAGCTGAGCCATCAGGGAACCGTCGCGGAACTGCACCAAAGAGTGCACCATGGACTGGGGGTGAACCACCACCTTGATCTGTTCGTAAGGAATGTGGAACAGGAAGTGGGCTTCAAGAACTTCAAGACCCTTGTTCATCATGGAAGCGGAGTCGATGGTGATCTTGCGGCCCATGCTCCACACCGGATGATTCAAAGCATCGGCAACAGTGATGTTTTCAAAACGTTCGATATCCCAGGTACGGAAAGGGCCACCGGAAGCGGTGATTTCCAGGCATTCCACTTCCTTGTTGGGGCGGTCGGCCAGGCACTGGAAAATAGCGCTGTGTTCAGAGTCGATGGGAGTGATGAAAGCCTTGGGATTTTCGGCCAGCTTGTCCCAGATGACGGGGCCGGCCATGACCATGGTTTCCTTGTTGGCCAGAGCCACATGCTTACCGTGTTCGATAGCGGTAATGGTGGGCAAGCAGCCTACGGCACCCATAAGGGCGTTGATGATGATGTCGGCCTTGGGGTCGGCAGCCAGTTCGCAGAGGCCTTCCATACCGGAGAGCACCGGCATATTGAGCATGGCGCTCAGTTCCTTGGCGGCTTCGGGCTTGAACATGCAAACACGTTCCACCTTGAACTTGCGAACAATTTCAGCAACTTTTTCAACGCTGGAATTTGCAGCCACGGCATAGACCTTGAACAGGTCGGAATGCTGAAGGCAAACATCTACAGTAGAAGTTCCGATAGAACCGGTAGCACCGAGAAGAACGACATTTTTCATAATTAAAACCTTTGGATGCAAGAGCTAGGTATGAGGCTTGAGGTCGTTCGCTACGCTCACTTTGAGGTGCGAGATTTCGCAGGCTTCAAGACTCACCTTTCTCAAAAAAATAATATAATTCCATTCCCGAATAAAGATACCTCTAAGGCCGAAGGCCGCCCTCAAAGCAAAGCGACCTCACCGCTCTTTAAACTTTATCCTTCCTACTACCTAGTATCCCTTGGGATTATTCTTCTGGAAGTTCCAGGAATCGCGGCACATATCCTCGATACCGTACTTCGCTTCCCAACCCAGTTCAGCCTTGGCCTTTGCAGGGTTGCAGTAACAGGTAGCGATGTCGCCGGCACGGCGAGGCTTGATACTATACGGGACCTTCAATCCGTTTGCTTTTTCGAATGCGTGAACCACATCCAATACAGAATAGCCATGACCTGTACCCAGGTTGTAGATGGCAAGGCCACACTTACGTTCAATGGCCTGCAAGGCGCACACATGGCCCGCAGCCAAATCGCAAACGTGAATATAGTCGCGGACACCAGTTCCGTCGGGGGTATCGTAATCGTTGCCGAACACGCCCAGTTCCTGACGTAAGCCCACGGCGGTCTGCGTAATATAAGGCATCAAATTGTTGGGGATTCCGTTAGGGTTCTCGCCAATGAGACCGCTCTGGTGAGCGCCAATGGGATTGAAATAACGGAGGAGCACTACGTTCCACTCAGGGTCGGCCTTCTGCAAATCCATCAGTACTTCTTCAAGCATGGACTTGGTCTTGCCATAGGGATTGGTGCACTGACCCTTGGGGCATTCTTCAGTAATGGGGATGATGGCCGGATCGCCATACACCGTTGCAGAAGAAGAAAAAATAAAGTTCTTGCAGTTATGCTTGCGCATGACGTCCAACAGAACGAAGGTGGCGTTCATGTTGTTCTCGTAATACTCCAGAGGCTTGGCAACAGATTCGCCCACCGCCTTGAGACCCGCAAAATGAATGCAGGCATCAAAGGAATACTTTTCAAAAACTTCGTTCATGGCGGCTGCATCACGGACGTCAGCCTTTACAAAGGGAACCGGCTTTCCAATAATCTGAGCCACCCGGCGAAGGGATTCCTCGCTGGAGTTCACCAGATTATCGACCACAACCACGGAGTGGCCAGCCTTATCAAGTTCAATGATGGTGTGGCTGCCAATATAACCTGCGCCACCTGTAAGAAGAATATTCATCTAAGACCTTATGTTTTTCCACAAATAATGTAGATAATTCACACCACCGAGAGTAAACCGCCCATGTCTAAAGACTAGAAATACAAGGAGGCCACAAGCCCTTTCTGGTCATCATAAAATAGGGGCGCAACGGTAACCCGCATCCCTTTTTCGGGTGCGCCGTTTTTTTCACGATAGAACGCATTTCCGATGTACCACCCGATAGAGGCCCCCATCAGAACACCGGCCACCGCATCGGAAAACCAGTGCGCCTCCCCCTTGGCACCAAGGACCATGCTGGTCGCCACATAGCCCGCAAAGAGGCCACAGCCCGCAACCACGAAGGGATTGTCACGATGATAGCTGGCGATGCTCATGGCAAGGGCTGCGTTGGTCATGGAGTGCCCCGAAGGCCAGCCATAAAAAACACCTCGCTTAAAAAAGCCCCACTTAAAATCCCGGGAAAGGCTTCCGCTATTGCTATCCGCCACCGGGTGGGCACGCCCCGAAATTGCCTTCAGGATATTGTTGTACAAAAACGCCACCGCCGTAGCCTGGGCCGCCACCGCACCGGTATTGTTCAAGGTTTTATTGCCGCTAAAGAAGTACATATAGCCAGGAACAAGAAACGGGAAAAACGTTCCCGCCATCATTCCCGGCATAAAGGCGATACCGAAGGCCAGCTCATTCTGACGAGCCGCAAATCGAGCCACCTTCAAATCCACATCATTGGTAGAAAGCAGGTAGGTTGCGCCACCGCCAACTAGGTGAAAAGCGAGAGGCCAGCCAAAGGCACTCCACAGCATGTTTTGACCCAGGTGATCGAAAGGCGACAAAGTAACGGAGGCTGAATTACTTTTATGGTCCGTTGACTGACGAACCACCGTTGTATCCGAAACCGGTTCCTGCCCGTGAGCAAGAACAGTAAAAAGAAAAATCAAAATTATGGAAAGAATTCGATTCATTTTTAACAGCAAATTTAGAATAAAATAAAAAAGCCATATCCATTACAAAACGGACACAGCTGCATTTTTCAAGGAAAAATGTCCTTTTACCTTATCCACTTTTCCACGTCTTTTTCGGCCTTGGACTTTTCGTTCTGGGCAACGTGACCATAAATGGCGAGACCCATAGTAACATTGGCGCCGGTCAATTTCTTAAGGCGGGCTACACCGCTGAGGCCACTACCTTCGTGAGTGACAAAAGGATGAATAGTTTTACCTTTCAGATTGTACTTTTCGAAGAAGGTTACCATGGGCATAGGCATTTCGCCCCACCACACGGGATATCCGACATAGATTTCGTCGTATTCTTCCGGATTGACACTAACCGGTTTAATTTCGGGACGGGAGTCGTTTGCCAATTCCTTCTTGGCCACAGCGATACAGTCGTCGTATTCTTTCGGATATTCCTTGACGGGTTCCACCTTCAAAAGCGTTGCACCTGTTTTTGCGGCAATGATTTCGGCAACGATTTCGGTATTGCCCTTCTTGATATAGCCCACGCTATAGTTTTCGTCGGCACGGGAATAATAGATGACCAGTTTCTTGGATTCAGCAGCCATGGCAGCCCCCATAAGGATTGTTAAAAGGATGAGGATGATCTTTTTCATTGAAATCTCTTTTTGTTATAATATATCATCTAGAGTTGACTCTAGGTCAAGACCTTGTTTAAATAAATTTCTTTTTTTATAAAGTCAGTTATTTGAAAATGCTATTTTTATAATGAACGTGGTGCCAAATGGCCCTCGGCAAAACTTTTTCGCCATAGGTAAGACAATGATGAACGAAACCCTGATGACTCTGGAAACTCGCCGCAGCTGCCGCAAGTTCAAGCCCGACATGATTACCGACGAGGAATTGGAAGCCGTGCTTCGCGCAGGAACCTTCGCCCCTTCCGGAAAGAACCAGCAGTCTTCCATCATCATCGCCGTAACCAACAAGGAAATGCGCGACCAGATCGCCGAAGAGAACCGCAAGATCGGCGGTTGGGACGAAGGTTTCGACCCCTTCTACGGCGCACCTGTAATCTTGATTGTCATTGCAGACAAGGATGCCAACAACGGCTCCGGAACCTATATCAACGACGGCAGTCTTGTCATGGGAAACCTGATGAATGCCGCCGCAAGCCTTGGCCTCGGCAGCGTCTGGATCCACCGCGCCAAACAGGAATTCGAAAGCGAATTCGGAAAGTCTATTCTAGAAAAGCTGGGCATCAAGGGCAACTACGAAGGCATCGGCCACGTGGCCCTAGGTTACCGTCAGACACCAGTTCCCCAGGCTTTGGCCCGCAAAGAAAACTACATCTTTTACATCAAGTAGCGAAAACTTAAATGGCCGCGTCAAGGATTCCCTGACACGGCCTAATTACTCTTTAATAGTTTGCGTTTCCTGTCCGCGAAACCCAATATCTACAAGGCAAGCCCCTTTATACGCCGCTTGTCTTTTTTCATATCCGCCAACAGACAGTCCTGGAAGTAATCCACGCTTTC encodes:
- a CDS encoding 1-deoxy-D-xylulose-5-phosphate reductoisomerase, giving the protein MKNVVLLGATGSIGTSTVDVCLQHSDLFKVYAVAANSSVEKVAEIVRKFKVERVCMFKPEAAKELSAMLNMPVLSGMEGLCELAADPKADIIINALMGAVGCLPTITAIEHGKHVALANKETMVMAGPVIWDKLAENPKAFITPIDSEHSAIFQCLADRPNKEVECLEITASGGPFRTWDIERFENITVADALNHPVWSMGRKITIDSASMMNKGLEVLEAHFLFHIPYEQIKVVVHPQSMVHSLVQFRDGSLMAQLGAPDMRIPIQVALTWPERLPLETKRLDLPTLGQLTFFEPDFNKFRCLALAFEAGRRGGVVPAMMNAANEVLVDRFLDGKLKFTDIPRHVETIINGAPNLTGHLTLEQVLEADAEARRLTLDLIK
- the galE gene encoding UDP-glucose 4-epimerase GalE encodes the protein MNILLTGGAGYIGSHTIIELDKAGHSVVVVDNLVNSSEESLRRVAQIIGKPVPFVKADVRDAAAMNEVFEKYSFDACIHFAGLKAVGESVAKPLEYYENNMNATFVLLDVMRKHNCKNFIFSSSATVYGDPAIIPITEECPKGQCTNPYGKTKSMLEEVLMDLQKADPEWNVVLLRYFNPIGAHQSGLIGENPNGIPNNLMPYITQTAVGLRQELGVFGNDYDTPDGTGVRDYIHVCDLAAGHVCALQAIERKCGLAIYNLGTGHGYSVLDVVHAFEKANGLKVPYSIKPRRAGDIATCYCNPAKAKAELGWEAKYGIEDMCRDSWNFQKNNPKGY
- a CDS encoding phosphatase PAP2 family protein, coding for MNRILSIILIFLFTVLAHGQEPVSDTTVVRQSTDHKSNSASVTLSPFDHLGQNMLWSAFGWPLAFHLVGGGATYLLSTNDVDLKVARFAARQNELAFGIAFMPGMMAGTFFPFLVPGYMYFFSGNKTLNNTGAVAAQATAVAFLYNNILKAISGRAHPVADSNSGSLSRDFKWGFFKRGVFYGWPSGHSMTNAALAMSIASYHRDNPFVVAGCGLFAGYVATSMVLGAKGEAHWFSDAVAGVLMGASIGWYIGNAFYREKNGAPEKGMRVTVAPLFYDDQKGLVASLYF
- a CDS encoding flavodoxin, which encodes MKKIILILLTILMGAAMAAESKKLVIYYSRADENYSVGYIKKGNTEIVAEIIAAKTGATLLKVEPVKEYPKEYDDCIAVAKKELANDSRPEIKPVSVNPEEYDEIYVGYPVWWGEMPMPMVTFFEKYNLKGKTIHPFVTHEGSGLSGVARLKKLTGANVTMGLAIYGHVAQNEKSKAEKDVEKWIR
- a CDS encoding nitroreductase, encoding MNETLMTLETRRSCRKFKPDMITDEELEAVLRAGTFAPSGKNQQSSIIIAVTNKEMRDQIAEENRKIGGWDEGFDPFYGAPVILIVIADKDANNGSGTYINDGSLVMGNLMNAAASLGLGSVWIHRAKQEFESEFGKSILEKLGIKGNYEGIGHVALGYRQTPVPQALARKENYIFYIK